In one Bacteroidota bacterium genomic region, the following are encoded:
- a CDS encoding DUF2911 domain-containing protein — translation MKKLILVSCAIVFATLVADAQSLKVPAPSPSQTLKQDFALSTIEISYSRPGVKNRTIFGDIVPFGTLWRTGANSATTISFGDTVMIGGVKVNPGKYGLLTIPGQTEWVVIISKSTTTTGADDYKKEEDVVRMNVKPSALSSKVETFTIQLENIKNNSCDLQLMWDKTMVSVGISTDIDGRIMKDIQKLVVNDSRPYGAAANYYMENGKDLKLAAEWYDKAIAGNPKAYWLVHQKANCQAKMGLKKEAVETANKSIAIAKEQGDDNYVRLNEKLIETLK, via the coding sequence ATGAAAAAACTTATTCTTGTTTCCTGTGCCATTGTGTTCGCAACCCTGGTTGCTGATGCACAATCTCTGAAAGTTCCTGCTCCTTCACCTTCACAAACATTGAAGCAGGATTTCGCATTATCAACTATTGAAATTTCTTATTCCCGCCCTGGTGTTAAGAATCGTACCATATTTGGGGATATTGTTCCTTTTGGTACATTGTGGAGAACTGGTGCAAATTCAGCAACTACAATTTCTTTTGGCGACACAGTGATGATAGGTGGTGTAAAAGTGAACCCCGGAAAGTATGGCTTATTGACAATTCCCGGTCAAACAGAATGGGTGGTCATTATCAGTAAAAGCACAACAACTACAGGTGCTGATGATTATAAGAAAGAAGAAGATGTTGTTCGCATGAATGTGAAGCCATCTGCATTAAGCAGCAAAGTAGAAACTTTTACCATTCAATTGGAGAACATTAAAAATAATTCATGTGATTTGCAATTGATGTGGGATAAAACAATGGTTTCAGTGGGGATCAGTACTGATATCGATGGCCGGATTATGAAGGATATTCAGAAATTGGTAGTAAATGATAGCCGACCATATGGTGCTGCGGCTAATTACTATATGGAGAATGGAAAGGACTTGAAGTTAGCTGCGGAATGGTATGACAAAGCTATTGCAGGTAATCCTAAAGCCTATTGGTTGGTTCATCAAAAAGCGAATTGTCAGGCGAAGATGGGCTTAAAGAAAGAAGCTGTTGAAACGGCAAATAAGTCTATTGCCATCGCAAAAGAACAAGGCGATGATAATTATGTGCGATTGAATGAAAAGTTAAT